The region GTACCTCCTGATAACCGGTCATGGAGGTATTGAATACCACCTCGCCGCAGCGTTCTCCTGGGGCTCCCCAAGACCAGCCCGGAAAAATTTTCCCGTCTTCTAAGGCCAGAACGGCTCTTGGTCGGTCGCTCTTCATGCTTTTACCAACTTCAAAGCGAGTTCAGCGTTTCTCTGGGTAGCTCCGCGGTTGGCCAGAAGTGCCTCTTTTCCTGCTTCGCCCCTCTTTTTCAACTCCTGGGGATGATCCAAGAAAAAAAGACACCGTTCGGTCAGCTCTTCGGCATTCCGAACCATGATCCCCGCTCCTGAATCCTGCAAGAGGTGGTGAGCATCCAGGAAATCTTCCATCGAAGGTCCGTAAAGGACAACTTTGGACCAAGCCGCTGGTTCGAGAATGTTCTGCCCCCGCCGGGGAACCAGGCTACCACCGCAAAAGACAATGGTGGCCACGCTATAAACTTTAAATAGTTCTCCGAATGTATCCCAGAGGACCACCCGTTTCCCTTGCAAGCCATCCGCACCCAACTGGCTGCGGCGGATGAAATCTTCCACTCCCCTCCGCATCAAAAGCTTCTCCACTTTCGTTACGCGGTCTACATGCCTGGGAACCAGCACCAAGATTAAAGCGGGGTAATGCCGGCGTAGGGTTAAGAAGGCCTGTAAAACAGCTTCTTCTTCACCTTCATGGGTAGAGCCCGCAACGAAGATACGGTCCTGTTCATCCACTCCTAAAAGTTCTTGCACCTCTTTTTCCAAGGCTGGCTCGGCCAAGAAGGCCGCTTGGTCAAACTTGCAGTTGCCATTGACAAAGACATGCACCGGATTGGCCCCCATCGAGATGATCCGTTCTCCATCCTGAACCCGGATCATAGACATAATGTCTAAGTGATCCAAGACCGCTGTCCAGAAAAACCTTGTTTTCCGGTAACGGGGGAAGGAGCGATCGGAGATCCTGCCGTTGGCCAACATTGTCCGTCCCCCCTCTTCTTTCATAATGCGCAAAAAATTGGGC is a window of Deltaproteobacteria bacterium DNA encoding:
- a CDS encoding 3-deoxy-D-manno-octulosonic acid transferase, which produces MFLFYNLLLGTFCLATFPLLLFKMIFHSNRHEVFAQKLGFLPKEILSGMKGKPRIWVHAVSVGEVSAIHPLLRELRATYPQGCLVLSTGTESGQKIARERVTEATAIFFFPLDLPFVVRKVIRQVRPDLFILAETEIWPNFLRIMKEEGGRTMLANGRISDRSFPRYRKTRFFWTAVLDHLDIMSMIRVQDGERIISMGANPVHVFVNGNCKFDQAAFLAEPALEKEVQELLGVDEQDRIFVAGSTHEGEEEAVLQAFLTLRRHYPALILVLVPRHVDRVTKVEKLLMRRGVEDFIRRSQLGADGLQGKRVVLWDTFGELFKVYSVATIVFCGGSLVPRRGQNILEPAAWSKVVLYGPSMEDFLDAHHLLQDSGAGIMVRNAEELTERCLFFLDHPQELKKRGEAGKEALLANRGATQRNAELALKLVKA